CAATTGAAATCAGCTATTGTATTCATGCTCTCTCACCTTCTTTGTTATTCTCTGGAATCATCTTCTGTATTGGCAGCAGCCTGCTTTTTGGCCTGCTTTTTCCTGGCCTTCTCTTGCCTCTCTTCCCACATGTCCCAGAGCCAGTCCTTTACCGGTAGTTTCCATTGTTGGTCTTTGGACGGGATATTCTTGATCAGACTCTTGGGATTAAGTCCCATCTGTTTTGCAATGCGGATATCATCCTCATTCAGCCTGCACAGCTTCTTTGCTTTCTTCCACTCTTGTTCTGGAAATGCCACAGTAAAACTCCCTTAGGTAATAGGTTATTGATGCCACGAGAAAGGAGAATACTACATGATATCATCCCAGTCAAAGGACCTTGTCAGGTCCTTGAAATATGACCAATTCCCTGTAAGGTGACGATAGCGCCCTGCCACGATCCCGGGACTGACCCCCAGTTGCTTTGCCATAACAATAACCTCTTCTCTTGAGATAATTTGACTAATGGTTTTATTATATGCTTCAGGGATCAAGATATTCGCTGCGAACCTGTCTGCTTCCTGTTCTTGCCGATCAGTACTTCTCTCCTCAGCAATATACAGTCGTTTCTTCTCGCCATGCAGTATGTGGTAGGCTTCATGAAAGAAGGAGAACCAAAAAAGATCTTCTGCTTTTCCTCGTAGGCTAACCAATATCATTGCTTTGGAAGGAGACAACCACTTTGATGCTCCATTCCAAGGGACCTTTTTCATCTCTTTAACCAGGACAAGAGCAACACCACAAGAAGCACATAACTCTTTCATCCTAGGCAAAAACTGTACAGGTTCACTGGTAGTGAGCTCCCGTATCTCTTTCAATACTGCTTTAAAACTATCCGTATTATAGGGGGCACATACAATATCCTGTGCCTGTAGCTCTCCTATCCTAATCCAAGCAGAAGCTGCTCCTATGTTTGTCTCAAAACAATCAGAACGCCTGGCAGCAACTTTTGGATCCATCCAGACATCCTTCCATGCATCAACACTGGCTACCCCATAGAATCGTAACGACTCCCCTACCATATCTGCCTTTGAAGCAGATGCCTCTATCATACCTCGAACAACCAATTCCTTCGTAGGAATACCATGCAA
This sequence is a window from uncultured Sphaerochaeta sp.. Protein-coding genes within it:
- a CDS encoding ImmA/IrrE family metallo-endopeptidase, encoding MNDEKLTKHTYQFTPDYAVAPGETLAEVLETLSMTLKECATRCGLTEQSMIRIIKGLQPITYETADRLEMVTGVPARMWNTLELQYQEQRRKIKQKKSYEQSIDWLHGIPTKELVVRGMIEASASKADMVGESLRFYGVASVDAWKDVWMDPKVAARRSDCFETNIGAASAWIRIGELQAQDIVCAPYNTDSFKAVLKEIRELTTSEPVQFLPRMKELCASCGVALVLVKEMKKVPWNGASKWLSPSKAMILVSLRGKAEDLFWFSFFHEAYHILHGEKKRLYIAEERSTDRQEQEADRFAANILIPEAYNKTISQIISREEVIVMAKQLGVSPGIVAGRYRHLTGNWSYFKDLTRSFDWDDIM